A segment of the Zingiber officinale cultivar Zhangliang chromosome 8B, Zo_v1.1, whole genome shotgun sequence genome:
TAACCGAAAGATGGTTATGACTTACTAAGAATCTCAAATAAAGCCATTAGTCAACCACAACTCAAATGTAAACCATCACTTCTTGTGTGTGCGCGCGCGCATGCGCGTGTGTTTATGTGACATTAATGCTTTGTTTATTGTTTACTCGGAAGTGCAGATTAGAGAAAAGATGGATTGCATGAGAATCAAGATACTTTGCTCCATTTAATCTATTGAAAAAATAATAGACAGACATATTCCAAATCCGTCCAGCCATGGAGAGGTCATGAACTTGCGACACGGCTGTTGCAACTGACCTCTCTGCGGTTGTCGTGTGTTCACAGCATTGCAGCCACAATCTCAAACTCACTTGGCTGGTCGTGGCCACCAAAGGATTCCTTCCTCCTTTCGTTTCAAAAAGattatttattatataattaGATAAAAGGCAATTTATTGTTCATTTTCCCATCCTTACTGGATTGCCAATGTGAAAGTGTAATCGATTGGTATCTACTTTCATATAAATAAACAATCTTCAACTTACAAAAGCCTACAATGCTACTTCCTTTGCTAAGCATGAAACCACATTCCATAAGTTTCATATGAATTTCAATTCCAGATTAGGTCGAACAATTTCTCACTCACGTGGATATTTCCAAGTTCTAAAAGGCCAACAACAAATGGTTGTCTAACCACCCAGATATTCCACACGGGCATTTGAAGGGGTTTCCAGTTGTTCCAAGCTGTGAGAAAGGGGCAGTTTGCCAGTCTGACTTAAATAATAAACGAGTTTCCTAGGCAATTATTTCGAAAACTGTGAAACTATAGTAACTGATCATTGCAAATTACGCATGTCTTTACTATAATTCTTTCTTCTATGAAATTTGTAAGGCATAAACTTGTCCGTGAGTTACTAGATATTGAACAGAAGCAGCAATTGCATATATTGCTATATGAAAACCATAAATACCAACTACAGCTAACCAACCTGGTCATTCTTCCCTTGCAACAATGGCATCAATGCAACAACTGAGTTACTAGAAAACCCTGAGAAGCCAATCAACTTGTATGTAGAGATTAGTTCATATGGAGTATAACGAATATGAATATGGAAGCTAGAATGAATAGATAGCATCATACCTTACAGCTTAGAAATGAAAGAATGACCATGGCAGATGCCTGCCTAATAGACACTGATATCAGAATTCTCTATTGATTCTGAAGAACATCTGACATCAGAATTCTCTATTGCAATCCTTAATCTAGATCGAAGAAGTCAATCATCAACCATAAAGTGATCATCGGGTCCATCTCCACCAGCCCGTTGCTCTCCTTGAACAATTCCGGTCACGTGGTGAAGCCCCTGTATCATCTGAGACAGATAGGGAACTGGATGGCTGTGTGCCAGCTGATGGTGATTTCCCAGTGCTGTGCTACTGCCACCACCATCTGAGAGCCCCCCAAACACAGGGCTAGGAGGCCACTGTGACAGCACTCCGAGGAGCTGCCCTATCAGACTCTGCTGCTCGTGAAGGATCCTTGCTTGAATCCCCTCTATCTCGGCTCTGTGCTCACTAAGCATCCCTTCCACCCGCTTCTTCCACTCTTGCCTCCTTCCATCCATCCGCTCCTCCCACTCCAGCTCCTCCTCCATCCACTGATGACGTGCCTGCCTCCTCCTCTGCTCCCTCTCCTCTTCCGCTTCCAACGCCGCTTTCTCCCTTTCCTTCCTCGCTCTCTCCCGCTCCGCATCCCTTTCCTCCATCCTCGCCTCCCACTCCCTTAGCCGCATCTCGGCCCGCGTTGCGTTTCTCGCCTTCATACTACTCATATCCGTAGCCGGTGGCGGCTCCGCCGCGATGGGTACCACTTCATTGAAATCGAAACCTTCGTCCTCCTCCTCGACCTCCTGATCGGCTCCTTCGTCTCCGCCTTCAGGCTTGGAGTCGAATCCAAGCCCCAACCCGAGTTCGCCGTCGTTGTCGAAGGCCCCTCCGGGGGCTGGATCGGGCAAGCGTGCGTCGCCGAAGACGGAACGGTAGAGGAGGAAATTGGGCCAGTGGGAGACCCCTCGCTGCTCGGCCACATCCACAGAGGCGGAGCGCGGCGGGTCGAGGGCCAGCAACTTGCGTTTGGCGAGAAGGTACTGATGCCGCATGTTGTGGACCTTGGTGGCGGCGTCCTTCCAGGTCCAGAGGAAGGGATAGGCAGAGGGGTTGACGGCGTGGTGGGCTGCGTTGACATGGGCCGCGACAAGGCGGAAGCGGCGCTCCCTGCTGCGAAGGCAGGAAAGGGAGCCATCCGCCACCATCCCGGCGTACTTCTTGAGGAGGGAGCGCTCCTCCTCCTCCGTCCATTTCTTTCGCCGCGGCGCCATAACTCAAACGCCGCAGGACTCCCGGAAGCTTATCGCTCGCCGGCGAGGAGGCGGAGGTCCGATCTCGATGGGGAAGAAGGATCCTTCGCCGTTGGCTCACTCTTTTGCGGCGGTCCGATCTCGACGGGGGTCGTCTTGACTCGAGTAAAGGCCAGTCAACCTCCCGATTTGGCTCAACGCTCCATCCATTTGTCGTCGTCTTGTGCAATTTGTCAGCTTCTTTGGAATTAGAttatattgatatttttttatttaatatggaaaaaatatattataaatttcttcttcatttagatattatttaATAGAAAACAGGGGCAAAAATGTCTCTACCCCAACTGAACATCTCATCACCAGTGCCAGTCGCACGATGAGAAGGATGAAGATAAATCATGTATTAAGCGGCTTTAGGGACGATATTTAATACTTTAGAGAAAGAATTTTGTGAGAATTTTAtctaataaaataattttgtcaTTTAGTTCCAACTTGAGTATACCGTGGGAGTATTGCCCATAATTGCACAAAACGATTCGCCACCTGCGGTCGAATGAGGTGATCTCGCAAGGGACGTTACTCGTGGGGTTGCCACCTACAACCGCGcatagtcaaaaaaaaaaaaaaaaaaaaaaaaaaaaaaaagaacgaaAAAAacatgagaagaaaaaaaattgaatcaaAGGACTAGTCTCTCGGTCACGATCGTACGAGGCAACCTAGCTTGGGCTGCCACCTACAGCCGTGTGAGGTGAAGTCTGTCACTCACGACCGTAACCTAGCCCAAGGTTCCTGCCTATGGCCACGTGAGATGAAGTCTGTCAACCTGTCACCCACGGTCGACGACTACATGACGTTCGCTGCTCGCAGCAAGTGGCCACGAGGTGACCTTGCATGTGGGAGGCCGCCGCCTGCATGAGGCAAGTTCGCAACCGTGAGTTGTATCGCGAAACCATTGGGAGAAAAATTAGACTACGTCAagggaagaaagaagaaagaaaattacggataaattttaaattttgtttcctTATTAGATAAACAGATAATTCATCCTTTTACTAAATATATGAAGGAAAATTTTCCACTATAAATTTTTTTCAGAGTTTTTATTCTGATCCTATCGAATAATAGAGATATAGGCCGCAGGGGTGAACATTGGTGGTCATCCTTCTTTATCGGTGATAAAATTTTTAGTATTATTAGATTTCACTTATAAAGATAAAGAATATCATCTTTTATTATACGTAAAAATCGTCCCTTCATgttaaaatttttgaattcaCCACTAGTATAAGGTTAAGACTCAATAGCTCTTATAAAAAGCGGCTAGAGTGAATTAACATCGAGTTCACTAGTGACCATGGATGTTCAAGTGAAAAAGAGTTATATCGACAATAATAATTAGATTTAGTAATAGTtattaatacttaataaaatgttTACTACATCACTAAAGCCATGCTGATAAGAGTTGCTAGCTAGGCTCTAGCCAATTGAAAAACTTAGAGAATGTgtaaaggaaaaatagttttctcaaATTCAAACGTTCTTCAACCTCAATTTGAACCATCTTAGATAATAATTGATCCGATGATAAGGGACGAGGGTCCACAGAGGAATGGGTCAATGGCACGAGAGAGTCAAAGATCCGGCCGAGCT
Coding sequences within it:
- the LOC122016080 gene encoding uncharacterized protein LOC122016080; its protein translation is MAPRRKKWTEEEERSLLKKYAGMVADGSLSCLRSRERRFRLVAAHVNAAHHAVNPSAYPFLWTWKDAATKVHNMRHQYLLAKRKLLALDPPRSASVDVAEQRGVSHWPNFLLYRSVFGDARLPDPAPGGAFDNDGELGLGLGFDSKPEGGDEGADQEVEEEDEGFDFNEVVPIAAEPPPATDMSSMKARNATRAEMRLREWEARMEERDAERERARKEREKAALEAEEEREQRRRQARHQWMEEELEWEERMDGRRQEWKKRVEGMLSEHRAEIEGIQARILHEQQSLIGQLLGVLSQWPPSPVFGGLSDGGGSSTALGNHHQLAHSHPVPYLSQMIQGLHHVTGIVQGEQRAGGDGPDDHFMVDD